In a single window of the Terriglobia bacterium genome:
- a CDS encoding SUMF1/EgtB/PvdO family nonheme iron enzyme — translation MVETQQNVSSSPRLLARLAEARSATDKLFEIPLPDAIYDRPIPERHRIVFYVGHIEAFDWNLLGSYGYGLKAFHPEFDRLFAFGIDPVGGGLPNDQPSDWPSLEEVHEYNSRVRQELDSRLKNERLMDNHNGLSQFGVYVSVAIEHRLMHAETLAYMLHQLPLRRTVSRPAANVPAAPINAGRMIEIPPGTATLGLPRSGSGFGWDNEFELNAVKVPAFSIDEYKVTNGEFLKFHREGGYETRSLWSDSGWEWIQREGITHPSFWVPYRRSWNCRTMFYEVPLPLDWPVYVSHEEARAYARWAGKQLPTEAQFHRAAYGTRHGDEADYPWGSSTPEKNRGNFDFWNWDPTPVQAHPAGRSSFGVAGLIGNGWEWTSTIFEPFEGFEPFPFYRGYSANFFDGKHYVMKGGSSRTAACMLRRSFRNWFQPHYQYVYSGFRCVSS, via the coding sequence TTGGTCGAAACTCAACAGAACGTATCTTCATCCCCGCGGCTTCTTGCCAGGCTTGCTGAAGCCCGGTCCGCGACCGATAAGCTCTTCGAAATACCTTTGCCAGATGCGATCTACGACCGTCCGATTCCCGAACGGCATCGCATCGTTTTCTACGTGGGGCATATCGAAGCCTTCGATTGGAACCTCCTTGGCAGCTATGGTTATGGGCTGAAGGCGTTTCATCCTGAATTCGATAGGTTGTTCGCCTTCGGCATTGATCCGGTTGGTGGCGGCCTGCCCAATGACCAGCCATCAGACTGGCCGTCGCTTGAAGAAGTTCATGAATACAACAGCCGCGTTCGCCAGGAATTGGACTCACGGCTAAAAAATGAACGCCTGATGGACAACCACAACGGGCTCTCACAATTTGGTGTCTATGTCAGTGTCGCGATCGAGCATCGCTTGATGCACGCCGAGACGCTTGCCTACATGCTTCACCAGTTACCCCTCCGCCGCACGGTGAGCCGGCCTGCCGCCAACGTTCCCGCGGCGCCGATTAATGCCGGCAGGATGATTGAAATCCCTCCAGGGACAGCAACGTTAGGCTTGCCCAGATCAGGCAGCGGCTTTGGATGGGACAATGAGTTCGAATTGAATGCGGTCAAAGTTCCGGCATTCTCGATCGATGAATATAAGGTGACTAACGGAGAGTTTTTGAAGTTCCATCGCGAAGGCGGTTACGAAACCAGAAGCCTGTGGAGCGATTCCGGCTGGGAATGGATCCAACGCGAGGGCATAACCCATCCCAGCTTCTGGGTCCCTTACAGGCGATCGTGGAATTGTCGCACAATGTTCTACGAAGTTCCGCTCCCTCTCGACTGGCCTGTCTACGTTAGCCATGAGGAAGCCCGGGCCTATGCGCGCTGGGCAGGTAAACAATTGCCCACGGAAGCACAGTTCCATCGCGCGGCATATGGCACCCGGCACGGAGACGAAGCAGACTACCCCTGGGGATCCAGCACGCCGGAGAAGAATCGCGGGAATTTTGATTTTTGGAACTGGGACCCGACGCCGGTGCAGGCGCATCCCGCCGGCCGCAGTTCTTTTGGCGTGGCAGGCCTGATCGGCAACGGTTGGGAATGGACTTCTACGATCTTTGAACCGTTCGAAGGTTTTGAACCTTTTCCTTTTTACCGCGGTTATTCCGCCAATTTTTTTGACGGCAAACATTATGTGATGAAGGGCGGCTCGTCCCGGACGGCCGCCTGCATGCTGCGCCGCTCATTCCGCAACTGGTTTCAGCCGCATTACCAATACGTCTATTCCGGGTTCCGCTGCGTCAGCTCGTGA